The following are from one region of the Anaeropeptidivorans aminofermentans genome:
- a CDS encoding PTS system mannose/fructose/sorbose family transporter subunit IID, whose translation MSVSRNKLTKKDINQMSMLSLLEQACFSFERMQAPGFCLGMIPGFKKIYGNQKKEIAAAMQNNMDFINTEPHMATFLQGLILSLEESGQDRELIKNVKTGLFGPLAGLGDAIFWFTLLPISAAICCSLASNGSVMGPILYMIIWGIAAFSRLWFGSFGYKMGVGAVDIISKNAAAISKAAGILGIMVVGGLIPSYINFSFSEALIAPGGVSVQSIFDSILPNILTLGFVFMLYWLFKKKNMGTLKLIVLIIVFSVIMSALGIM comes from the coding sequence ATGTCGGTATCTAGAAATAAATTAACTAAAAAAGATATTAATCAGATGAGCATGCTTTCTCTTTTAGAGCAGGCCTGCTTCAGCTTTGAAAGAATGCAGGCGCCCGGCTTCTGCCTCGGTATGATTCCTGGATTTAAAAAGATTTACGGCAATCAGAAGAAAGAAATCGCCGCCGCCATGCAAAACAATATGGACTTTATCAATACAGAGCCCCATATGGCGACTTTCCTTCAGGGCCTTATTCTTTCTCTTGAAGAAAGCGGCCAGGACAGAGAACTTATAAAGAACGTAAAAACAGGTTTATTCGGGCCTCTTGCAGGCCTTGGGGATGCCATATTCTGGTTTACTCTTCTGCCCATATCGGCGGCTATCTGCTGCTCTCTTGCATCTAACGGCTCCGTAATGGGCCCTATACTTTATATGATAATCTGGGGCATTGCCGCCTTTTCAAGATTATGGTTCGGCAGCTTCGGCTATAAAATGGGTGTAGGAGCAGTGGATATTATCAGTAAAAACGCCGCCGCAATATCCAAAGCCGCAGGTATTTTAGGTATTATGGTTGTCGGAGGGCTTATTCCAAGCTATATTAATTTCAGTTTTTCCGAAGCCCTTATCGCTCCGGGAGGCGTATCCGTTCAGAGCATATTTGACTCGATTCTTCCGAATATTTTAACCCTTGGGTTCGTATTTATGCTTTATTGGCTCTTTAAGAAAAAGAATATGGGAACATTGAAGCTGATTGTTTTAATTATTGTTTTCTCCGTTATAATGTCCGCCCTTGGTATTATGTAA